A genomic stretch from Colwellia sp. Arc7-635 includes:
- the rplR gene encoding 50S ribosomal protein L18, with protein sequence MDKKTSRLRRAKRARAKISELGANRLVVFRTPRHIYAQLIAPTGSEVIAAASTLDKEVSAQLEKTGNVEAATAVGKAIAERAVAKGITSVAFDRSGFRYHGRVKALADAAREAGLQF encoded by the coding sequence ATGGATAAGAAAACATCTCGTTTGCGCCGCGCTAAACGCGCTCGTGCAAAAATTAGCGAGTTGGGTGCGAATCGTTTAGTTGTATTCCGTACTCCTCGTCATATTTACGCGCAATTGATCGCTCCAACAGGTTCTGAAGTAATCGCAGCAGCGTCTACTTTAGACAAAGAAGTTAGTGCTCAGTTAGAAAAAACAGGCAACGTTGAAGCAGCTACGGCTGTAGGTAAGGCAATTGCAGAACGTGCAGTAGCTAAAGGCATCACTAGTGTTGCTTTTGACCGTTCAGGTTTCCGTTACCATGGTCGCGTGAAAGCGTTAGCAGATGCAGCTCGTGAAGCTGGTCTTCAGTTTTAG
- the rpmJ gene encoding 50S ribosomal protein L36: MKVRASVKKICRNCKVVKRAGVVRVICEEPKHKQRQG; the protein is encoded by the coding sequence ATGAAAGTACGTGCATCCGTAAAAAAGATTTGTCGTAACTGTAAAGTTGTTAAACGTGCTGGTGTTGTTCGTGTAATTTGCGAAGAGCCAAAGCATAAGCAACGTCAAGGCTAG
- the rpsE gene encoding 30S ribosomal protein S5: MANHNQENSQQSDMAEKLIAVNRVSKVVKGGRIFSFTALTVVGDGAGRVGFGYGKAREVPAAIQKAMEKARRNLVTVDLKGTTLQHVVIGKHSGSKVYMQPASEGTGIIAGGAMRAVLEVAGVQNVLSKAYGSTNPINVVRATVSALANMHSPEAVAAKRGKSVSDILG; the protein is encoded by the coding sequence ATGGCTAATCATAATCAAGAAAACTCACAACAAAGTGATATGGCTGAAAAGTTAATCGCAGTTAACCGCGTTTCAAAAGTGGTTAAAGGTGGTCGTATTTTCAGTTTCACAGCATTAACCGTAGTTGGTGATGGCGCTGGTCGCGTTGGTTTTGGTTACGGTAAGGCGCGTGAAGTGCCTGCTGCAATCCAGAAAGCAATGGAAAAAGCACGTCGTAACTTAGTAACAGTAGATTTGAAGGGTACTACTCTTCAGCATGTCGTTATCGGCAAGCACTCTGGTTCTAAGGTTTACATGCAACCAGCTTCTGAAGGTACAGGTATCATCGCCGGTGGCGCGATGCGTGCAGTACTAGAAGTTGCAGGCGTTCAGAACGTATTGTCTAAGGCATACGGTTCTACTAACCCAATTAACGTAGTTCGCGCTACTGTTTCTGCTCTTGCGAATATGCATTCGCCTGAAGCTGTTGCAGCAAAACGTGGCAAAAGCGTTTCTGATATCTTGGGGTAA
- the rplO gene encoding 50S ribosomal protein L15 has product MHLNTLSPAPGAKKAKKRCGRGIGSGIGKTGGRGHKGQKSRSGGSVRPGFEGGQMPLKQRLPKFGFTSRKSLVRAEVRLHELNNITGDVVDIFALKDANLITRNIVAVKIMLSGEITRPITVRGLGVTKGARAAIEAAGGTIEE; this is encoded by the coding sequence ATGCATTTAAATACTTTATCTCCTGCACCAGGTGCTAAGAAAGCCAAGAAACGCTGTGGGCGTGGTATTGGTTCTGGCATAGGTAAAACAGGCGGTCGTGGTCACAAAGGTCAGAAATCTCGTTCTGGCGGTAGTGTACGTCCTGGTTTCGAAGGTGGTCAAATGCCATTGAAACAACGTTTACCTAAGTTTGGTTTCACGTCACGTAAATCTTTAGTTCGCGCTGAAGTACGTTTACATGAACTAAACAACATCACAGGTGATGTTGTCGATATCTTTGCCCTTAAAGATGCTAACTTAATCACACGTAATATTGTTGCAGTGAAAATCATGCTTTCTGGTGAAATCACTCGTCCAATTACTGTACGTGGTTTAGGTGTTACTAAAGGCGCTCGTGCTGCTATTGAAGCAGCAGGCGGAACAATCGAGGAATAG
- the secY gene encoding preprotein translocase subunit SecY, which yields MATPGIDNKAKGGLSELKQRLWFVFGALIVLRLGTFVPIPGIDAAVLAQLFDQQKGTIVEMFNMFSGGALERASVLALGIMPYISASIIMQLLTVMHPAMAELKKEGEAGRRKISQYTRYGTLVLATVQSIAIARSLPGMMPGLVMDAGFGFYFAAVVSLVTGTMFLMWLGEQITERGIGNGISILIFAGIVAGMPSAVGQTAEAARQGELHLLVLLLIGVIIFATTFFVVFVERGQRRIVVNYAKRQQGRKVFAAQSTHLPLKVNMAGVIPPIFASSIILFPGTLASWFGQGDGMVADFLQEVSIAISPGQPLYVMLLAAAIIFFCFFYTALVFNPRETADNLKKSGAFIPGIRPGEQTSKYIDKVMTRLTLAGAMYITFICLVPQFIIMAWDVNFYFGGTSLLIIVVVIMDFMAQVQTHLMSHQYDNVLKKANLKGYGR from the coding sequence ATGGCTACACCAGGAATTGATAATAAAGCAAAGGGCGGATTGTCTGAGCTTAAACAAAGATTATGGTTTGTATTCGGTGCACTTATCGTGCTTCGTTTGGGAACATTTGTGCCAATCCCTGGTATTGACGCCGCTGTATTAGCTCAGTTGTTTGATCAACAAAAGGGCACCATCGTAGAGATGTTTAACATGTTCTCTGGTGGTGCACTTGAGCGAGCCTCTGTATTGGCGCTTGGTATTATGCCGTACATTTCAGCTTCAATCATTATGCAATTGCTTACGGTCATGCACCCGGCAATGGCAGAATTGAAAAAAGAAGGTGAAGCAGGACGTCGTAAAATTAGTCAATACACCCGCTACGGCACTTTAGTTCTAGCGACTGTACAATCAATTGCAATAGCAAGAAGTTTACCGGGAATGATGCCAGGTCTAGTAATGGATGCAGGCTTCGGATTCTACTTTGCTGCAGTAGTAAGTTTGGTTACTGGTACCATGTTTTTAATGTGGTTAGGTGAGCAAATTACTGAACGCGGTATTGGTAACGGTATCTCTATCTTGATATTTGCAGGTATAGTAGCTGGTATGCCGTCAGCTGTTGGTCAAACAGCAGAAGCGGCGCGTCAAGGTGAATTGCACTTATTAGTATTGTTGCTAATTGGCGTAATTATATTTGCTACAACATTTTTTGTAGTATTTGTGGAACGTGGTCAACGACGTATCGTTGTTAACTATGCGAAGCGTCAGCAGGGCCGTAAGGTGTTTGCAGCGCAGAGCACACATTTACCGTTAAAAGTGAATATGGCAGGTGTTATTCCACCAATTTTCGCCTCAAGTATTATCTTGTTCCCTGGCACGCTTGCGAGCTGGTTTGGACAGGGTGATGGTATGGTTGCTGATTTCCTACAAGAAGTATCAATTGCTATTTCTCCTGGACAGCCGCTATATGTAATGTTACTTGCAGCAGCGATAATATTTTTCTGTTTCTTTTACACGGCTCTTGTTTTCAACCCGCGTGAAACAGCAGATAACCTGAAAAAATCTGGTGCGTTTATTCCTGGGATTCGTCCTGGTGAGCAAACGTCAAAATATATCGATAAAGTAATGACTCGCTTAACCTTAGCTGGTGCGATGTATATTACCTTTATCTGTTTGGTACCTCAGTTTATTATCATGGCATGGGACGTCAATTTTTACTTTGGCGGCACATCACTACTTATTATTGTAGTTGTGATAATGGACTTTATGGCACAAGTACAGACTCATTTGATGTCACATCAATATGATAATGTACTTAAAAAAGCAAACCTTAAGGGCTACGGCCGTTAG
- the rpmD gene encoding 50S ribosomal protein L30: MAKTVKITQLKSSIGRLPKHRATLKGLGLRRIRHTVELEDTPSVRGMINQVSYMIKVED; encoded by the coding sequence ATGGCTAAAACAGTTAAAATAACTCAGTTAAAGAGTTCTATCGGTCGTTTACCGAAGCATAGAGCTACTTTAAAAGGTCTTGGTTTACGTCGTATTCGTCATACAGTAGAGTTAGAAGATACTCCATCTGTACGCGGTATGATTAATCAAGTATCTTATATGATTAAGGTGGAGGATTAA
- the rpsM gene encoding 30S ribosomal protein S13, with amino-acid sequence MARIAGINIPDRKHAVIAITAIFGIGATRAKAICVATGIAESTKISELDEAQIDLLRAEVDKYTVEGDLRREVSMNIKRLMDLGCYRGIRHRRSLPLRGQRTKTNARTRKGPRKPIKK; translated from the coding sequence GTGGCCCGTATCGCTGGCATTAACATCCCTGATCGTAAGCATGCAGTAATCGCCATTACTGCGATCTTCGGTATCGGAGCAACACGTGCGAAAGCAATTTGTGTTGCAACTGGTATTGCAGAGTCAACTAAGATCAGTGAATTGGACGAAGCTCAAATTGATTTGCTTCGTGCAGAAGTGGATAAATACACCGTAGAAGGTGATTTACGCCGTGAAGTTTCAATGAACATTAAACGTCTTATGGATTTAGGTTGTTACCGTGGCATTCGCCACCGTCGCAGTCTTCCTTTACGTGGTCAACGCACTAAAACTAATGCGCGCACCCGTAAAGGTCCTCGTAAGCCAATTAAGAAGTAA